From a region of the Rathayibacter sp. VKM Ac-2804 genome:
- a CDS encoding amino acid permease, with product MTAQDDIGAEQAPPKDFSHEQEGYQHGLKPRQLQMIAIGGAIGTGLFLGAGGRLNSAGPALAIAYLVAGIFAFFILRALGELVLHRPSSGSFISYAREFYGEKFAYAAGWMYFLNWAMTSIVDTTAVAVYLKYWSAFTAAPQWLLALIALLVVLAANMVAVKVFGELEFWFALIKVTALVAFLVVALIWLVFAFPVQAGGETVRTGVSILADNGGILPNGLLPAVLVMQGVVFAYAAIELVGTASGETQDTEKVIPRAINSVIFRIAIFYVGSIVLLSLLLPFTAYKEGESPFVTFFSSIGGPEVGTIAGSIMNFVVLTAALSSLNAGLYSTGRALHSMGMNGSAPKWTTRMSRGGVPYAGILLTATFTVAGVVLNYFVPSQAFEIALNIASLGIITAWGTIILCQMRLRQWAKKGLAKEPSFKLPGAPVTSWLTLVFLAVVLVLMAIDFPVGTLTIASLVIIVPLLVAGWFLQRGRILRIAELRDGVTGQFPVTGRDPAAQVRRDRDDQD from the coding sequence ATGACAGCGCAGGACGACATCGGTGCGGAGCAGGCGCCCCCCAAGGACTTCTCGCACGAGCAGGAGGGCTACCAGCACGGTCTGAAGCCCCGCCAGCTCCAGATGATCGCGATCGGCGGTGCGATCGGAACCGGGCTCTTCCTCGGCGCCGGCGGCCGCCTCAACTCCGCCGGCCCGGCCCTCGCGATCGCCTACCTCGTCGCCGGGATCTTCGCGTTCTTCATCCTCCGCGCCCTCGGCGAGCTGGTCCTGCACCGCCCGTCGTCGGGGTCGTTCATCTCCTACGCCCGCGAGTTCTACGGCGAGAAGTTCGCCTACGCGGCCGGCTGGATGTACTTCCTCAACTGGGCGATGACCTCGATCGTCGACACCACCGCCGTCGCCGTCTACCTCAAGTACTGGTCGGCCTTCACCGCGGCGCCGCAGTGGCTCCTCGCCCTGATCGCGCTGCTCGTCGTCCTCGCTGCGAACATGGTCGCGGTCAAGGTCTTCGGCGAGCTCGAGTTCTGGTTCGCCCTGATCAAGGTGACGGCGCTCGTCGCCTTCCTCGTCGTCGCGCTGATCTGGCTCGTCTTCGCCTTCCCGGTGCAGGCCGGCGGCGAGACCGTGCGGACCGGCGTCTCGATCCTCGCGGACAACGGCGGCATCCTGCCCAACGGCCTGCTCCCCGCGGTCCTGGTCATGCAGGGCGTGGTCTTCGCCTACGCCGCGATCGAGCTGGTCGGCACCGCCTCCGGCGAGACGCAGGACACCGAGAAGGTGATCCCGCGTGCGATCAACTCGGTGATCTTCCGGATCGCGATCTTCTACGTCGGCTCGATCGTCCTGCTCTCGCTGCTGCTGCCGTTCACCGCCTACAAGGAGGGCGAGAGCCCCTTCGTCACCTTCTTCTCCTCGATCGGCGGCCCCGAGGTCGGCACGATCGCCGGCTCGATCATGAACTTCGTGGTCCTCACAGCAGCCCTCTCCTCGCTCAACGCCGGCCTCTACTCCACCGGTCGCGCGCTGCACTCGATGGGCATGAACGGCTCCGCCCCGAAGTGGACCACGCGGATGTCGCGCGGCGGCGTGCCCTACGCGGGCATCCTGCTCACCGCGACCTTCACGGTGGCGGGCGTGGTGCTGAACTACTTCGTGCCGAGCCAGGCGTTCGAGATCGCGCTCAACATCGCGAGCCTCGGCATCATCACGGCGTGGGGCACGATCATCCTCTGCCAGATGCGGCTGCGGCAGTGGGCGAAGAAGGGCCTCGCGAAGGAGCCCTCCTTCAAGCTCCCCGGCGCCCCGGTCACGTCCTGGCTGACCCTCGTCTTCCTGGCCGTGGTGCTCGTGCTGATGGCGATCGACTTCCCGGTCGGCACCCTCACCATCGCCTCGCTGGTGATCATCGTCCCGCTGCTGGTGGCCGGCTGGTTCCTCCAGCGCGGGCGCATCCTCCGGATCGCGGAGCTGCGCGACGGAGTGACGGGGCAGTTCCCGGTGACCGGTCGCGACCCTGCGGCCCAGGTGCGCCGCGATCGCGACGACCAGGACTGA
- a CDS encoding DeoR/GlpR family DNA-binding transcription regulator → MATVDSAERRARLIELLERDGAIRLDDAAAELDVSTMTVRRDLADLEVEGRLSRVRGGAVAALRPRPFAERLAAGAAAKREIARKAVALLPDSGAIAVDASSTAGTLLAAAPESPRLLIATNSLENHASARATRARVVLIGGELQAETDSFVGPLACSGAAELHYDRFFTSASAVTRAGTSEVTLEEAQVKRVLVAASAETVLLVDSSKLERTALARALDWDAIAVLVTELDPADDRLDPFRGLADVR, encoded by the coding sequence ATGGCCACGGTGGACTCCGCGGAGCGGCGCGCGCGCCTGATCGAGCTGCTCGAGCGCGACGGCGCGATCCGCCTCGACGACGCGGCGGCCGAGCTCGACGTCTCGACGATGACCGTCCGGCGCGACCTCGCCGATCTCGAGGTGGAGGGCCGTCTCAGCCGGGTCCGCGGCGGCGCGGTCGCCGCGCTCCGCCCCCGCCCCTTCGCCGAGCGCCTGGCCGCGGGCGCCGCCGCCAAGCGCGAGATCGCCCGGAAGGCCGTCGCCCTGCTGCCCGACTCCGGCGCGATCGCGGTGGACGCCTCCTCGACCGCGGGCACCCTCCTCGCCGCCGCCCCGGAGTCGCCGCGGCTGCTCATCGCGACCAACTCGCTGGAGAACCACGCCTCGGCGCGCGCCACCCGCGCCCGCGTCGTCCTGATCGGCGGCGAGCTCCAGGCCGAGACCGACAGCTTCGTCGGCCCCCTCGCCTGCTCCGGCGCGGCCGAGCTGCACTACGACCGCTTCTTCACCTCCGCCTCGGCCGTCACCCGCGCGGGCACCAGCGAGGTGACGCTCGAGGAGGCGCAGGTCAAGCGCGTCCTCGTCGCCGCCTCGGCCGAGACGGTGCTGCTGGTCGACTCCTCCAAGCTCGAGCGCACGGCCCTCGCCCGCGCGCTCGACTGGGACGCGATCGCTGTGCTCGTCACCGAGCTCGACCCCGCCGACGACCGGCTCGACCCCTTCCGCGGTCTCGCCGACGTGCGCTGA
- a CDS encoding lactococcin 972 family bacteriocin — MSFRAPGSRRSFITGLALTGAMLIAPVAAAYTVSHPEEGGTWIHGTSRGTVLSSYEHDSRRHKATVYNGEYHYAGCQNPGVPAAVSAPARPYEVDSAYYDICS, encoded by the coding sequence ATGTCCTTCCGAGCACCCGGCTCCCGCCGGTCCTTCATCACCGGACTCGCCCTGACGGGGGCGATGCTGATCGCGCCCGTCGCGGCGGCGTACACCGTGTCCCACCCGGAGGAGGGAGGGACGTGGATCCACGGGACGAGCCGCGGGACCGTGCTGTCCTCCTACGAGCACGACTCTCGCAGGCACAAGGCGACCGTCTACAACGGCGAGTACCACTACGCGGGATGCCAGAACCCGGGTGTCCCCGCCGCGGTGAGTGCACCCGCTCGACCCTACGAGGTCGACTCCGCGTACTACGACATCTGCTCCTGA
- a CDS encoding Gfo/Idh/MocA family oxidoreductase — protein sequence MGLPLRVGIIGVGKISEQYLANLPTFPGLRLVAVADLNTARAQEVADEHGVRALSVDDLIADPEVDAVLNLTIPAAHVEIGARALKAGKHVFAEKPLGLNPAEAAPMLDLAEELGLRFGSAPDTVLGTGVQTARQTLDSGVIGTPIAAQVHWAAPGHERWHPAPEFYYQPGGGPLLDMGPYYLTALVHFFGPVVRVTGLATRSDRPRTIESGPRAGTPISVSIDTHISALLEHENGVTSTVTVSFEVWRSRAPKFEIFGTEGTISVPDPNMFSDPVEVAVRDEDWRVVPDSAGVVDTGRGVGLADIAEAIEEDRPHRASGRLALHVLEIMDAILRSSAEKAVVAIETTAERPELLPLRTAAGEPVGEPVRA from the coding sequence GTGGGCCTCCCGCTGAGAGTCGGCATCATCGGAGTCGGGAAGATCAGCGAGCAGTACCTCGCGAACCTCCCGACCTTCCCCGGCCTCCGCCTCGTCGCGGTCGCGGATCTCAACACGGCCCGCGCGCAGGAGGTCGCCGACGAGCACGGCGTCCGCGCGCTCTCGGTCGACGACCTGATCGCCGACCCCGAGGTCGACGCCGTGCTCAACCTGACCATCCCGGCCGCGCACGTCGAGATCGGCGCCCGCGCACTGAAGGCCGGCAAGCACGTCTTCGCGGAGAAGCCGCTGGGCCTGAACCCGGCCGAGGCCGCGCCGATGCTCGACCTGGCCGAGGAGCTGGGGCTGCGCTTCGGAAGCGCTCCCGACACCGTGCTCGGCACCGGCGTGCAGACCGCGCGGCAGACGCTCGACTCGGGAGTGATCGGCACGCCGATCGCCGCGCAGGTGCACTGGGCGGCGCCCGGCCACGAGCGCTGGCACCCGGCGCCCGAGTTCTACTACCAGCCCGGCGGCGGACCGCTGCTGGACATGGGCCCGTACTACCTGACCGCGCTGGTGCACTTCTTCGGTCCCGTCGTCCGGGTCACCGGCCTCGCGACCCGCTCGGACCGCCCGCGCACCATCGAGTCCGGCCCGCGCGCCGGCACGCCCATCTCCGTCTCGATCGACACGCACATCAGCGCGCTGCTCGAGCACGAGAACGGCGTCACCTCGACCGTGACCGTCAGCTTCGAGGTCTGGCGCAGCCGCGCGCCGAAGTTCGAGATCTTCGGCACGGAGGGCACGATCTCGGTCCCCGACCCGAACATGTTCTCCGACCCGGTCGAGGTCGCCGTGCGCGACGAGGACTGGCGGGTCGTCCCCGACTCCGCCGGCGTCGTCGACACCGGGCGCGGCGTCGGCCTCGCCGACATCGCCGAGGCGATCGAGGAGGACCGGCCGCACCGCGCCTCCGGCCGCCTCGCCCTGCACGTCCTCGAGATCATGGACGCGATCCTGCGCTCGAGCGCCGAGAAGGCGGTCGTCGCGATCGAGACCACGGCGGAGCGGCCCGAGCTGCTCCCGCTGCGGACGGCCGCCGGCGAGCCGGTCGGCGAGCCCGTCCGCGCCTGA
- a CDS encoding ThuA domain-containing protein: MTDLPPTTPAKRALVVRGGWDGHQPVEATELFLPFLAENGFEVRVEESTAVYADEDYLRTVDLIVQSNTMTSIEWPEFLGLRAAVERGTGLAGWHGGIADSYRNNSDYLQLIGGQFVSHPGKHPDERTGEQSDNYVPHTIEMTALAADHPITQGITDFELTTEQYWVLHDDYNDVLATTTQAVREWDPWHRPITSPAVWTRQWGAGRIFVSTPGHRVEILQDANVRTIIERGLLWASR; the protein is encoded by the coding sequence ATGACCGACCTCCCCCCGACCACTCCCGCCAAGAGGGCGCTCGTCGTCCGCGGCGGCTGGGACGGCCACCAGCCCGTCGAGGCGACCGAGCTGTTCCTGCCCTTCCTCGCCGAGAACGGCTTCGAGGTGCGCGTCGAGGAGTCGACCGCCGTCTACGCCGACGAGGACTACCTCCGCACCGTCGACCTGATCGTGCAGTCCAACACCATGACCTCGATCGAGTGGCCCGAGTTCCTCGGCCTGCGCGCGGCCGTCGAGCGCGGCACCGGCCTGGCCGGCTGGCACGGCGGCATCGCCGACTCGTACCGGAACAACTCCGACTACCTGCAGCTGATCGGCGGCCAGTTCGTCTCGCACCCCGGCAAGCACCCGGACGAGCGCACCGGCGAGCAGTCGGACAACTACGTCCCGCACACGATCGAGATGACGGCCCTCGCCGCCGACCATCCGATCACGCAGGGCATCACCGACTTCGAGCTCACCACCGAGCAGTACTGGGTGCTGCACGACGACTACAACGACGTGCTCGCGACCACGACGCAGGCCGTCCGCGAGTGGGACCCGTGGCACCGCCCGATCACCTCCCCCGCCGTGTGGACCCGCCAGTGGGGCGCCGGCCGCATCTTCGTCTCGACCCCGGGCCACCGCGTCGAGATCCTCCAGGACGCCAACGTCCGCACCATCATCGAAAGGGGACTGCTGTGGGCCTCCCGCTGA
- a CDS encoding ATP-binding cassette domain-containing protein, producing the protein MILATHLAKGYGSRTLWSGLDVTVASGSTLALTGASGSGKSTLLNCLGLLDAPDSGSIEVDGEELTRLRAHGRRRFRRDRLGYLFQSYALVDTATVEQNLAIALGERRGRSDRFERALDRVGLAGRGRERVARLSGGEQQRVALARLLVKSPTLVLADEPTGALDAENSETVLDVLTELAGHGASVVVATHDPGIASWCDERLHLIAS; encoded by the coding sequence GTGATCCTCGCCACCCATCTCGCCAAGGGCTACGGCTCGCGCACGCTGTGGAGCGGACTCGACGTCACCGTCGCCTCCGGCAGCACCCTCGCCCTCACCGGCGCGAGCGGCAGCGGCAAGTCGACGCTCCTCAACTGCCTCGGGCTCCTCGACGCCCCCGACTCGGGCTCGATCGAGGTCGACGGGGAGGAGCTGACCCGCTTGCGGGCGCACGGCCGACGCCGCTTCCGACGGGACCGGCTCGGCTACCTCTTCCAGAGCTACGCGCTCGTCGACACTGCGACCGTCGAGCAGAACCTCGCGATCGCGCTCGGCGAGCGGCGCGGCCGCAGCGACCGGTTCGAGCGCGCGCTCGACCGCGTCGGCCTCGCCGGGCGTGGCCGCGAGCGCGTCGCCCGGCTGAGCGGCGGCGAGCAGCAGCGGGTCGCGCTCGCCCGGCTGCTGGTGAAGAGCCCGACCCTCGTGCTGGCCGACGAGCCGACCGGCGCCCTCGACGCCGAGAACAGCGAGACCGTGCTCGACGTGCTGACCGAGCTCGCCGGTCACGGCGCGAGCGTGGTCGTCGCGACCCACGACCCCGGCATCGCGAGCTGGTGCGACGAACGGCTCCACCTCATAGCGTCCTGA
- a CDS encoding GrpB family protein has product MDSSERPRRPDVTSVDIVGGAEPLAVGLHAYDEGWPESFREHERRIAQALTEVDVAIEHIGSTSVPGLAAKPIIDIVVAVPDITAEEDYLDPLLAAGYALRVREPGHRLVRTPDRDVHVHLYARDDGAIEEYLLLRDHLRRDADDRALYESTKRSLMGRRWADMNAYSDAKTAVIEAIKARARAAGVDAAPADAAPA; this is encoded by the coding sequence ATGGACAGCAGCGAGCGCCCCCGCCGCCCCGACGTCACGAGCGTCGACATCGTCGGCGGCGCCGAGCCGCTCGCAGTCGGACTGCACGCGTACGACGAGGGCTGGCCGGAGTCGTTCCGCGAGCACGAGCGGCGGATCGCGCAGGCGCTCACCGAGGTGGACGTCGCGATCGAGCACATCGGCTCGACGTCCGTGCCCGGTCTGGCCGCGAAGCCGATCATCGACATCGTCGTCGCCGTCCCCGACATCACCGCCGAGGAGGACTACCTCGACCCGCTGCTCGCGGCCGGCTACGCGCTCCGGGTCCGCGAGCCCGGGCACCGCCTCGTCCGCACCCCGGACCGCGACGTGCACGTGCACCTCTATGCCCGGGACGACGGCGCGATCGAGGAGTACCTCCTGCTCCGCGACCACCTCCGTCGCGACGCCGACGACCGCGCCCTCTACGAGTCGACGAAGCGCTCCCTGATGGGGCGGCGCTGGGCCGACATGAACGCCTACTCGGACGCCAAGACCGCGGTGATCGAGGCGATCAAGGCGCGGGCGCGAGCTGCGGGAGTCGACGCGGCACCCGCGGACGCAGCGCCGGCCTGA
- a CDS encoding bifunctional aldolase/short-chain dehydrogenase yields MAASTAAELIARSNRLGADPRNTNYAGGNTSAKGVETDPVTGEPVELLWVKGSGGDLGTLKESGLAVLRMDRLRALVNVYPGVDREDEMVAAFDYTLHGKGGAAPSIDTAMHGLVDAAHVDHLHPDSGIAFATAADGERLTAEAFGGTVAWVPWRRPGFQLGLDIAAIKEANPEVIGAILGGHGITAWGDTSEEAEANSLRIIETASAYIAEHGRPDPFGPALDGYSALPEEERRAKAAALAAHLRSIASHDRPQVGHFTDSAEVLDFLASTEHPRLAALGTSCPDHFLRTKVKPLLVDLPATATVEEIVERLPALHEAYRADYQAYYDAHATPESPAIRGADPLIVLVPGVGMFSYGANKQTARVAGEFYVNAINVMRGAEAISTYAPIDEAEKFRIEYWALEEAKLQRMPKPKPLASRIALVTGAASGIGKAIATRLAAEGACVVVADLDLAKAQAAAAELGSTDVAVGVAANVSDAAAVKAAIDATVLAFGGLDLVVNNAGLSLSKSLFDTTEADWDLQHDVMAKGSFLVSQAAARVLVDQKLGGDIVYISSKNSVFAGPNNIAYSATKADQAHQVRLLAAELGEHGIKVNGINPDGVVRGSGIFASGWGANRAKTYGIDEEDLGAFYAKRTILKREVVPENVANAVFALCTSDFSHTTGLHVPVDAGVAAAFLR; encoded by the coding sequence ATGGCAGCCTCGACCGCCGCGGAGCTCATCGCCCGCTCGAACCGCCTCGGGGCCGACCCGCGCAACACGAACTACGCCGGCGGCAACACCTCCGCGAAGGGCGTCGAGACCGACCCCGTCACCGGTGAGCCCGTCGAGCTGCTCTGGGTCAAGGGCTCCGGCGGCGACCTCGGCACGCTGAAGGAGTCGGGCCTCGCGGTCCTCCGCATGGACCGCCTCCGCGCGCTCGTGAACGTCTACCCCGGCGTCGACCGCGAGGACGAGATGGTCGCCGCCTTCGACTACACGCTGCACGGCAAGGGCGGCGCCGCCCCCTCGATCGACACCGCGATGCACGGCCTCGTCGACGCCGCGCACGTCGATCACCTGCACCCCGACTCCGGCATCGCCTTCGCGACCGCCGCCGACGGCGAGCGCCTCACCGCCGAGGCCTTCGGCGGCACCGTCGCCTGGGTCCCGTGGCGCCGCCCCGGCTTCCAGCTCGGCCTCGACATCGCCGCGATCAAGGAGGCGAACCCCGAGGTCATCGGCGCGATCCTCGGCGGCCACGGCATCACCGCCTGGGGCGACACCAGCGAGGAGGCTGAGGCGAACTCGCTCCGCATCATCGAGACCGCGAGCGCGTACATCGCCGAGCACGGCCGCCCCGATCCCTTCGGCCCCGCCCTCGACGGCTACTCCGCTCTGCCCGAGGAGGAGCGCCGCGCCAAGGCCGCCGCCCTCGCCGCGCACCTGCGCTCAATCGCCTCGCACGACCGCCCCCAGGTCGGCCACTTCACCGACTCCGCCGAGGTCCTCGACTTCCTCGCGAGCACCGAGCACCCGCGCCTGGCCGCGCTCGGCACCTCCTGCCCGGACCACTTCCTCCGCACCAAGGTGAAGCCGTTGCTCGTCGACCTGCCGGCCACAGCCACGGTCGAGGAGATCGTCGAGCGCCTCCCCGCGCTGCACGAGGCGTACCGCGCCGACTACCAGGCCTACTACGACGCGCACGCGACGCCCGAGAGCCCCGCGATCCGCGGCGCCGACCCGCTGATCGTGCTCGTGCCGGGCGTGGGCATGTTCTCCTACGGCGCGAACAAGCAGACCGCCCGCGTCGCCGGCGAGTTCTACGTCAACGCGATCAACGTGATGCGCGGCGCCGAGGCGATCTCGACCTACGCCCCGATCGACGAGGCCGAGAAGTTCCGCATCGAGTACTGGGCGCTCGAGGAGGCGAAGCTGCAGCGGATGCCGAAGCCCAAGCCCCTCGCCTCCCGCATCGCACTCGTCACCGGCGCCGCCTCCGGCATCGGCAAGGCCATCGCCACCCGCCTCGCCGCCGAGGGCGCCTGCGTCGTCGTCGCCGACCTCGATCTCGCCAAGGCGCAGGCCGCGGCCGCGGAGCTCGGCTCGACCGACGTCGCGGTGGGAGTGGCGGCGAACGTCTCCGACGCCGCCGCCGTCAAGGCCGCGATCGACGCCACCGTGCTCGCCTTCGGCGGTCTCGACCTGGTGGTCAACAACGCCGGCCTCTCGCTCTCGAAGTCGCTCTTCGACACCACCGAGGCCGACTGGGACCTCCAGCACGACGTGATGGCGAAGGGCTCGTTCCTCGTCTCGCAGGCCGCGGCCCGCGTGCTCGTCGACCAGAAGCTCGGCGGCGACATCGTCTACATCTCCTCGAAGAACTCGGTCTTCGCCGGCCCGAACAACATCGCCTACTCCGCGACCAAGGCCGACCAGGCCCACCAGGTCCGCCTGCTGGCCGCCGAGCTCGGCGAGCACGGCATCAAGGTCAACGGCATCAACCCCGACGGTGTCGTCCGCGGCTCCGGCATCTTCGCCTCCGGCTGGGGCGCGAACCGCGCCAAGACCTACGGCATCGACGAGGAGGACCTGGGCGCGTTCTACGCCAAGCGCACCATCCTCAAGCGCGAGGTCGTCCCCGAGAACGTCGCCAACGCCGTCTTCGCCCTCTGCACTTCCGACTTCTCGCACACGACCGGACTCCACGTCCCTGTCGACGCGGGCGTGGCTGCGGCCTTCCTGCGATGA
- a CDS encoding Gfo/Idh/MocA family oxidoreductase, whose amino-acid sequence MTAPLRVAMIGHAFMGRAHAQAWRTAPRFFDLPLQPELAVVVGRDEGRARAAAANFGATESSIDWRAVIARDDIDLIDICTPGDRHAEIAIAALEAGKHVLCEKPLARSVPEARTMTEAAAAATGFAMCGFSYRRTPALALAKRFIEEGRLGEIRHVRAQYLQDWLSDSEGPLTWRLDKEKAGSGALGDIGAHSIDTAQWLTGQTIDGVSAMLRTFVTERPVLSAQAGLGGRAEEGAERGPVTVDDAALFTATLSGGALGVFESTRLALGRRNANRIEINGETGSIAFDFERLNELEYYDGRDPEDAQGFRTIQVTEPVHPYAAAWWPTGHGLGYEHVFSHQVVDLVTAIAEGVQPTPSFADALQVQQVLDAVERSAADGSRLTATR is encoded by the coding sequence ATGACAGCACCTCTCCGCGTGGCGATGATCGGCCACGCCTTCATGGGCCGCGCCCACGCCCAGGCCTGGCGGACCGCGCCGCGCTTCTTCGACCTGCCGCTGCAGCCCGAGCTCGCCGTCGTCGTCGGCCGCGACGAGGGCCGCGCGCGGGCCGCCGCCGCCAACTTCGGCGCGACCGAGTCGTCGATCGACTGGCGCGCCGTGATCGCCCGCGACGACATCGATCTGATCGACATCTGCACCCCGGGCGACCGGCACGCCGAGATCGCGATCGCCGCGCTCGAGGCCGGCAAGCACGTGCTCTGCGAGAAGCCGCTGGCGCGCTCCGTGCCCGAGGCGCGGACGATGACGGAGGCGGCCGCCGCCGCGACCGGCTTCGCGATGTGCGGCTTCAGCTACCGCCGCACCCCGGCGCTCGCCCTCGCCAAGCGCTTCATCGAGGAGGGCCGGCTCGGCGAGATCCGGCACGTCCGCGCGCAGTACCTGCAGGACTGGCTGAGCGACTCCGAGGGGCCGCTGACCTGGCGGCTCGACAAGGAGAAGGCCGGCTCCGGCGCCCTCGGCGACATCGGCGCGCACAGCATCGACACCGCGCAGTGGCTCACCGGGCAGACGATCGACGGCGTCTCGGCGATGCTGCGCACCTTCGTCACCGAGCGCCCCGTCCTCTCCGCGCAGGCGGGACTCGGCGGTCGCGCCGAGGAGGGCGCCGAGCGCGGCCCGGTCACCGTCGACGACGCCGCCCTCTTCACGGCGACGCTCAGCGGAGGCGCCCTCGGCGTCTTCGAGTCGACCCGGCTCGCGCTCGGCCGCCGCAACGCGAACCGGATCGAGATCAACGGCGAGACCGGCTCGATCGCGTTCGACTTCGAGCGGCTGAACGAGCTGGAGTACTACGACGGCCGCGACCCCGAGGACGCGCAGGGCTTCCGCACCATCCAGGTGACGGAGCCCGTGCACCCCTACGCCGCCGCCTGGTGGCCGACCGGGCACGGGCTCGGCTACGAGCACGTCTTCAGCCACCAGGTCGTCGACCTCGTCACGGCGATCGCGGAGGGCGTCCAGCCCACGCCGTCGTTCGCCGACGCGCTGCAGGTGCAGCAGGTGCTCGACGCCGTCGAGCGCAGTGCCGCGGACGGCTCCCGCCTCACCGCGACCCGCTGA
- a CDS encoding tetratricopeptide repeat protein: MGIGFRTAGELRVLAGARLHPVVGPALSRSRDRSRLSAGLSMPSGPGLVRPSPLAQPWEAPLIRLIRAGAPAAELHEATAASPEGSKLAAVIELVRDALSRREDDRALRLAGWLVRMRYDPSADPFLRRYGIVLTAHLPLSAGLDIDVPLDATALRLLFAELAAADDPAGATAAVETLPPSTLAASSLAALYSARRRWSDMAQFSAPVVNVDAPSAAVLIRRGVALRELGLIESALEAFDRVVRPNVTTARPVELRIEALYERASTHLADGRRAPARRDLERVLAQYPESAEAHELMSAVSR; the protein is encoded by the coding sequence GTGGGGATCGGTTTCCGGACCGCGGGAGAACTGCGAGTGCTCGCCGGTGCGCGCCTCCACCCCGTCGTCGGACCGGCCCTCAGCCGCTCCCGCGACCGCTCCCGCCTCTCGGCCGGCCTGTCGATGCCGAGCGGCCCCGGTCTCGTGCGGCCCTCGCCGCTGGCGCAGCCGTGGGAGGCACCGCTGATCCGGCTGATCCGCGCCGGTGCCCCCGCCGCCGAGCTGCACGAGGCGACCGCCGCCTCCCCGGAGGGCTCGAAGCTCGCGGCCGTGATCGAGCTCGTCCGCGACGCGCTCTCGCGCCGCGAGGACGACCGCGCCCTCCGTCTGGCGGGCTGGCTGGTGCGGATGCGCTACGACCCGTCCGCCGATCCGTTCCTCCGCCGCTACGGGATCGTCCTGACCGCCCACCTGCCGCTCAGCGCCGGCCTCGACATCGACGTGCCGCTCGACGCGACCGCGCTCCGCCTGCTCTTCGCCGAGCTCGCCGCCGCGGACGACCCCGCCGGTGCCACCGCGGCCGTCGAGACCTTGCCGCCCTCGACGCTGGCCGCCTCCTCGCTCGCCGCGCTCTACTCCGCCCGGCGGCGCTGGAGCGACATGGCGCAGTTCTCCGCGCCGGTGGTCAACGTCGACGCCCCGTCCGCCGCGGTCCTCATCCGCCGCGGTGTCGCCCTGCGCGAACTCGGCCTGATCGAGAGCGCCCTCGAGGCGTTCGACCGCGTGGTGCGGCCGAACGTCACCACCGCCCGGCCCGTCGAGCTCCGGATCGAGGCCCTCTACGAGCGGGCCAGCACCCACCTCGCCGACGGCCGGCGCGCGCCCGCCCGCCGCGACCTGGAGCGCGTGCTCGCCCAGTACCCCGAGAGCGCCGAGGCCCACGAGCTGATGTCGGCCGTCAGCCGCTGA